The following proteins come from a genomic window of Meleagris gallopavo isolate NT-WF06-2002-E0010 breed Aviagen turkey brand Nicholas breeding stock chromosome Z, Turkey_5.1, whole genome shotgun sequence:
- the LOC109364034 gene encoding uncharacterized protein LOC109364034, giving the protein MDVPSNWTCPVCGQGREDVTCVTPCQHRLCYGCAIWWAKQQPSCAVCGHKILSIRYSMRADDDYLECSIPQPTGHSDDGLQDEQGPAEPVLVPPEHNFPAEVWAAFFKQHPEDLAPLLLCLQEEIRAMSGDNWWEVQLGLWATVNLLCEHGLDQAALVQELEVITNGNVVPLVQRLISIAAALYGPLIRCQLDQRDGHAAGGREDGPAASSSISTSHRDLPASGTEELLGSSTGGPGHPSTASATTAEEPQEEPGQAAAAGPSIQSRDRSCGGPRRAPKRKTRSSPQDSSPPRKRRPRRRR; this is encoded by the coding sequence ATGGACGTGCCATCCAACTGGACCTGCCCCGTCTGCGGGCAAGGTCGGGAGGATGTCACCTGTGTGACCCCCTGCCAACACCGGCTCTGCTATGGCTGTGCCATCTGGTGGGCCAAGCAGCAGCCGAGTTGTGCCGTATGTGGGCACAAAATACTTAGCATCCGCTACTCCATGAGGGCGGATGACGATTATCTTGAGTGTTCCATCCCGCAGCCCACGGGACACTCAGATGATGGCCTGCAGGACGAGCAGGGGCCTGCAGAGCCGGTGCTCGTTCCACCTGAGCACAACTTCCCAGCCGAGGTCTGGGCTGCGTTTTTCAAACAACATCCAGAAGACCTCGCacccctgctcctctgcctgcaggaagaGATCCGGGCAATGTCCGGCGACAACTGGTGGGAGGTGCAATTGGGACTGTGGGCCACTGTGAACCTCCTTTGTGAGCACGGGCTCGACCAGGCGGCCTTGGTACAGGAGCTGGAGGTGATCACCAATGGCAACGTGGTGCCCCTCGTGCAGCGCCTCATCAGCATCGCCGCAGCCCTGTATGGCCCCCTGATCCGCTGCCAGCTGGACCAGCGGGACGGCCATGCTGCAGGAGGGCGGGAGGACGGCCCTGCAGCCAGCTCCAGCATCAGCACCTCCCATCGGGATCTTCCTGCCTCTGGCACCGAGGAGCTGCTCGGCAGCTCCACTGGGGGACCTGGGCACCCCAGCACCGCCTCTGCGACCACAGCAGAGGAGCCGCAGGAAGAgccagggcaggcagcagcagcggGCCCTTCCATCCAGAGCAGAGACCGCTCGTGTGGGGGGCCCCGGCGCGCCCCGAAGAGGAAGACCCGCAGCAGCCCCCAGGATTCGTCCCCACCCCGCAAGAGGCGGCCCCGACGGCGGCGCTAG